Part of the Mytilus trossulus isolate FHL-02 chromosome 2, PNRI_Mtr1.1.1.hap1, whole genome shotgun sequence genome is shown below.
TTGGAACAGCTTTTCTAATTGAAGAGtcctattattttgaataataaagaagataaaAATCCAAGAACATAACAAAATTCTTGGAAATGTGTTGACCATATTATACCAGATAGATCATGTTCTTTGGgaaaagtttcttcaaataatatgaatgtgtgctcatttgtacttaaaatgtGGTTTTTAATGTCCTAACATTGAGGGGGGGGGATCCCTAGGTGTTGTTCCTaacctgataaaggtccttctttgtgtataattttaaattggaaaagtGAACAACTATTTAGTATCCttacacatgaaaataattccTGGTCTTACAGCTACATGTTCATATTTTGTGCTGATATaataactagaatcatgcaaataaacttaagaaaaaggcatgtaagctcatcttacaaatatgacactttttctagactACAAAACAGCACGCGCAAAATAGTCGTCGCAAAGAATTGTAacctttgaaattgttgtcgcgcgctaaaacccccatgggcattttcaaaagttggcaggtatgcctGTATTGAATAAATCAAAGTCacaaaagattttgacagaTCTACaacatttggtctctggtgaagGGTTGTCCAATTggatattttaaagaaaattcaaaaaaaaaaatgcatgtttttttataactcaatggatagttttcagtataaaacattttgtaaaacttatgtacatatacttttttctgaagaaaatttatttatttattcatatcaaTGTATCCCCCCCTCCCCCCCggatatattttccgtatgcaaaatgacctcagtgtgacccatctcgtaaaaatccggtgatcacaatacgcatggatgtcttaaaaataaactattacagctaatacattaattctagcaagacaaatctttgtttggcttgcttgctttgcttgtatcaatgtttgctcaagcatggcaattaagataggcggggcttcagcttgtatacatcatacttaaattttattggacaATATGTTTTAGGTTAAggacactaaattttaaaacatcacaggatgacaaatataaagcgcaatcgtagaaatggaaagcaaaaaaatgatttttttttcgaagataATTATGCTTTTTCATCATTCAACTTAAAAGACTGTTGTCAAGTACTTTTAGTACAACAAAATAGCTATTCAAACACACCTACTCTGattttgtgattcattacataggtatttcatttgacccatatatttcatcttttagtgctgtgatttttttatgttataaagtcaacctgtagctttgctatataaaaatgatagaatctgaagcgagatgatgtatcaaatgttcttgctttgtacgttttcaagacaaaatattcatccCAAACACACCCTAACATAagaaggtgcactcgattttctctttttgatacaattgttaccaatttttttattttttttcttgagtcacataatggaagggcagataCGGAAATAACTGTAattatagattgatatgttctccgttcatggtaattttaaaaaatcggagggtatgcattttcttcatccaacttgatagataaccatgtcgtcgacttggaCTTGATATCTTATTATTAACTTCTGTAAacgataaattgaaaacttatgcaaatggctttttttttacaataaaacactTCTTATAAtatttgagaagaaaattgttattttatttgtttctattagttttaaaaaaaaattgttactatagtaaacattacagaaagcatttatcgccttctctataAACAAAGTATAATCAGTTTGAAGGTTTACACgcaaaataaactcatcatagataccaggactaaatttagtatatacgccagacgcccgtttcatctacaaaagactcatcagttacgctcgattccaaaaaagttaaaaaggccaaatagagtacaaatttgaagagcaagcaaaaattaatccaaagtgcgcaatattcaataacaatggacataataaataaaagggatGAATTTAGTCATCCCTCCTTCTTAATTTATCCCTTTTATTAGAAAATCTAGTGCACCTTGTTATGTTAGGGTGTGTTTgagatgaatattttgtcttaaaaacgtacaaagcaagaatatttgatacatcatctcgcttcagattctatcatttttatatagcaaagctacaggttgactttataacataaaaaaatcacagcactaaaagatgaaatatatgggtcaaatgaaatacctatgtaatgaatcacaaaatcagagaaggtgtgttcgaatagctattttgttttactaaaagtacttgacgatAGTCTTTTAAATTGGATGATGAAAAAGCATAtctttaaggaaaaaaaaataaaaaaatttggcttccatttctacaattgcgctttatatttgtcatcctgtgatgttttaaaatttagtgtccTTTAACCTAAAACATATtgtccaataaaatttaagtatgatgtatacaagctgaagccccgcctatcttaattgccatgcttgagcaaacattgatacaagcaagccaaacaaagatttgtcttgctagcattaatgtattagctgtaactgaatttacatgttaaacatgtgcTCAATTTATGtgcttttttgttgattttttgtcgattgttgacaaacagttgacaatcgttaaacttcggcttcaaaacacgaactttaattacctgccaatgttttcacaacaacactgaccgattgaaaaaaaaattgacgattatacgaaatttacacgaaaaaaattataactttgtccacagaagactaagtttatgatgtttgtatgcattggttcaagaattggaagaacactATTTTTCACccgtcactcgtttcttatgactttaatattttcCTTACTTTAAATTTACACGAAGAAGGTTTTGAAGGATCATGTGTAACCCCAACTTGCTCCACTATTTTCTGTGATTTACTCACTCTTCttaacagaataaaaaaatcactcaAAGATTTCAGCTGATCTTTTTAATTAGTAAAATCCAGACCATTCAAAAGTTCTCGATCCGTTCCCGAAAAACTACCAGATACGAGAAAAAAGAAGGAGAGATCTGGAAACAGAAGCAACCACAGAAACATACAAAGAAGAAGCAGTCCATCACTAAAGATTAACATTCCATACATAAGTACACAAAGTTAAAGTAATTTGGAATACCAGGCATTTTACTTAGAGAAAAAGGGAAGGAACCAGAACCAAGATGAACCACATAAACCAAAAACCATATTTATAAGGAAAAGCTTGATCCACGGATATTTTATtagcaaaattaatttttatgaacatatCTACCAAGATTTACAATTCCCAAAATTGCGGCAATCATACACTTCACCTTTTACTAACTCAATGGAAGCAGTACCTCCCTCGGAGCGAAGCCAGTTGAATTGGTACAGGATGGCCAATGGGGTGTTGTCTAATTTGGAAATGAACTGACATTTTATGAGCTACTTCCATCATTTCTACAATATTACCACTAGAAACCTCTATGAGAACCACTACACAGATGTGCAAGAATAGCAGCTAACCACATCGTTAATAACTTTATTGACTAACTTTCACTTTTAACTATactagatttttattttactttcactttcactttctatttatatctataatgtCGTCATAACAACCTCTATTGTTCGGCGAACCACACAACCGCCAAATTTGTACTTcactgtttgatttcatgtataatattgtCCTGAAGACGCCACGCTTGTTGGCGAAACATGTCAACCACAATAAGTTAATCACCATGAGGTAATTGAGGGGTGTTGTTGTCTTTAATGTCGTTTaattagtaaaatattaaacttgCCTTGCATTTTTGTGTAATCCCCACACTGTTTCTCCACAGCTACCATACATGGCCACCAAGGATGTCCAGATACTTTTGACCACAGACAATCACCTATTGACCATTCTATTGGCTTGGTCATTTGAGGAGAAGATTTGACTATTGGTGCAGCTTTAGTGTCTTCTTTCTTAGTTACTGGGGATGTTTTGATATCATCTGGGAAAACTTTTGGTTTAGGCTGTCTCTTTTCTGCAACCAGTTTctcttgaaatatatttttaaatgttttcttttcaggTGATTTCAGGCTTGTCAGTGATGAATTATCTGGTGCAGTCATAACAGCTGACTCCGATTTGGCttttgatttaaacattttgacagCTAGTTTGGGTGGTGAATTATCTATTGATTGTTCTGTATCATCTTCTTTCTCCTCCGTTTCTTCTTGTTCAGTGGCAGAGTCGTCTTGTGATATTATATCATCAGAGTCTTCCCCTTCACTGGCAGTGTCTGACTTTCTTCTTTTTACTCTTTCATATTGCACAGctgcaaaacaaacaaacatctgattatgtaaaatgtactTAACAGGTCTCGATGCAATTCAATCAAACCTTTTTTGAACAAACATCAATAGACCATGGTGCAATTgacaattgacaattttaatttattggtaTTTGACTTTTCACGTCATGCAAATTGATCACAGTAcaggaaatttaaaactgaaatatactCATCatttcggggcattttatagtggactatgcagtatggactttgcttattgttgaaggccatatggtgaacttaatttgttaatttctgtgttattttgacTCTTTTATGGTTACAcaccattattccgacagcccattagtctgacagcccattggtccgacaacccattagtccgacaacccaatagtccgacaacccattgctCCGACAGCCCAATACTCCGACAGCCCACAAGTCCGACACTTATCAAGTCAAGTATTAGGATATCAGGGTAAAATAAAACTTGTCTGTCTGTATTATTACGTTTAGAtatgtaataatatattttaagaacgtatatataacataaggCTGAGGTAGTTCGAATACTTTCTATACACTCAATTCGAAATCTGTATATAGCATAGAACAGAAAACATTATTTCACTTTCCAAATAAAAGTGTATATAAACAGCATATAAATCAGGAACAACCAGTGATGGTGAATGCTACTGATGATGCTCCCGCACAAATACTTCGTTGTTGAGTTGTGAATCTGAAAAAGCCTCAAATCGTATAGCTGACTTGCATAAGCCTTGaaaaatcattgtattgtagttcctgcgAAAAATGTTACGAAAATTTTCACCTTGGCTGTCATTTgaaaagtgttcggtaaacataaaattgttgaGTAATGAAATCTGAAAACGTATCACACGATATAGCCGACCGTTCAATAAacctttcagaaatccttgaaATGTCGTTCATGATAAAGATGCAacgaaaatattcatgggatgGACGCACGAACTGACGGACTGGCTGACTGACGAGTGGACGGTTGAATGGACGGACCGACAGAGGCAAAACAGTATATTCCCACTTTTGCGAAGCTGTGGTATACTGATTGGGTCAACATTAAGACTTAACAatactataaatataattatctttataacaCCGTAAGCCTCAGTCACAATCGGAgccaatacaaaaaataaaaaaaataacagttagTATCAAACCATGTACTACATAATTCAAAAGAACTAACAATATAATCATCATTTGTTTTCCCCTGTTatagtaaagtttttttttgtgtttacatcgaagatttatcatatttactTAACTTTTCAAAGTTCTGACATGTGCTAGATTGAGTATGCTGAAAGAGTTCCTCCCTCAAATTTTGATAATGTGAGCATTCGATTGAAAAATGACGCGCATCCTCAACTTTATCAGCTGTACAATacgattttttgaaaatctggcatttttaatttttaatgtaatggGTGAACACCGATTCTTAATTAACATATGAActtcctttcttaaaatcaatgatatctaaatatttttctacttgaaaacaatctttaaatgaaaaataagtgtcAATGCCACAAAAACCATAATGTAGTAATTTTTACAATTAGACAATTTGAGAAAGACACAAGCAGGATAAGAATGTCACACATTGTCTTAGATTTCTTACTAGCTTGTTATTGgctttatactgcactcgttatATTTGAACAGTCAAAGTacgttgactgtatatttcgGCTATGTCATAAACAGTCACCGACtcgatatcacttttcctcatgaatatttttaaaaatagaagtTGCCGAAATGTTCATGTccatcatatttgtttttcgtaataaGTTTTGTTGGAAATCATTAGTCCTGTACTTGCTTCAACCATTATAAAAGAGGCATATTTTTCTAGATCTTGAAATAAGCTCGGGATATGAATTGGTATCACTACAAATAAATTGAGTGTCATCTCTCAGACTATGTCTGATCGATCGCCTTTGAGAGTGCTGTGTACTGTCTCCGTATTTCGTGGATTCAAATTCCCGAACATGATACCGTATTCATAATTGGAATTGCTAATCTTTTCTGAGCACATATTTCGTCCTAGTTGTCATCTTATTTTTAAGGAATTGGGTATGTATTTGTctctttgtttttctcaatttgACTGACGCTTCATTAGTCCCTTATTTCTgcgacaaaattaatttaaataaaactcagATGAGTGAAACAAGGGGTAGAAAGTCACAGTTGCAACCAAAGAGGGCGGGTAGTGTTATCCAACTCcgatatattaaataatttctttatgTAGCTAAAAgtgctctcccttgacaccatttgcgagtatggtcttgaggaaacgatgatagtccgtcggacggggacgataaatggctgacccgtgttaagagagagccatatctcttgcacgttaaagacacccttgtagatttcgaaaaagagtaggcatatgccgctacaaggcagcccTCGCACCCGCAAattggaaagggattaatataagttgtaaaacttgtttcccaatccactataaacaaatatgtttaaactaatagtGATGAAACCTAACTCCCTTGATACGCGAAAGGCGGTAACCGACTATCTAGTGAAAGAAGGTAGATCAAGTCACACACACAAAACACAGCGAACTAGAGCAGCACAGACTGACAGTGGACACACAAATGatgaaatgtaaagaaaaagaaaataccaagACACGTAAAACAAAAGAAGGACAAGGGTATGGACTGAGCAGTTGCAATAAGCATGTGAATCAACTTCAATATACTGAGACTTATATCCCGCATGGAAAGAATAATTGGGATCAAAAGGGACAACCACAAATATTACAGAGAACGGAGTTTGTCttttttagagaaaatttaCCCATACACATAAGAAAAATGCATTGTCGGAATgatgggctgtcggagtaatgggttgtcggaatagtgggttgtcggagtaatgggctgtcggaatagtgggctgtcggagtaatgggatgtcggaataatggttgtcggactaatgggatgtCACCCTCTTTTatagagatgtctcattggcaatcatatcacaccttcttattcttataaatAAACTGGAGCTGGTTTAGAGATAGCAGTTATGACCATGTTGACAAAATATAGCATAACAAAACattcaagaaaaagaaaacgtAAACACTATCTAATGGAgaaaattacatgaaaacaaaatgagttAAGTAAGCTATCCCCCTTGTTTGGAGCAAACAAAACTTACACATACATTGCTCCTTTGAATACTTCCACAAATGGAAATATAATGTATACTGTGTAATACAGATATGAGGAGTAATAAGTTTGGctacaaataatgaaaaaagtgCTTTCACAACCATAGATATAAACTTTAGATTGATAATACTCCaggccttgcggtcataaaactttcaagcacgatttttgtactcagactcaagaatcaaccaatcaaaatgctggatttcatgtttcgagcatgattttgtgctccgagcactgggCAAAggtttatgacttcaaccccagGAATCATTCTGATTCTTTCACCGACTTCTATGAGTCATCAAGGTACCTATGAAGGTTAAAATTGGCAAGAAATTCATACAATGAAAAGCTATCAATAAAGTCCATTTTTTACCCCATAGGCATTTTCTTTATTCAAAGTTGAAAAATTCATTCTGAACATCTCCAGAGATAgtaaaagcaaaatcaaaatttcatttgtaaagTATAAATGAGTTTACCATTAGACTTTCTATTCTGTAAGTAAGCATTGACATCACTAAACCCACTCTCTCTGGCTAAATGTACAAGGATTCCAGTACAAGCTTTACCAGCTCTCTTCCTACAGAAACTACAATTACAGATCCCTCTGCAAGGTGGGCATATCCAGTCCTAATAATAGAAAtcataaacaattataagtttACTTCAAACCACTCCATATCTATCAAAcacttgtttattttacattgtaaatttggagacaataaaaaatattctatcaATTTAAAACCAGGTTCTTAATGCTTAATTAGATTCATTTCATGATCATCACTAGTTGACCATTTCATAATATGTATGTTACAGATAAGGACTTATCAATTTGTTGTAATTACAATCCTGTTTTTCTTAGATTGTCATAAATGAAATAGGTGACAGCAATTGAACAGAAACTGGTTATCTTTTAGACATCATTTCATTTCTTGGTTGTgcttataaatacaattttttgtgTAGTGTTCTATGGACTGTATTGTTTGGGATTTTTTTCCCCGATAGCTATGGCGTTTTTTCCGGAGTGTTCTTTTCAGTTTACATCCCTTATTGTTTGTGTGTATGTACAccgaaaaaaaacataataaaaattcaaatgtagaaataaGGATATTTATTAGATTCTACCGACTTGCATGTTAATTTCCTCATAATGTATAccttttggtatttggtcaggttgttgtctctttgacacattccctatttccattctcaattttacttagTATTTAAAATACTACATCATGTTGTGTTTTTACCAAGGTTTTCTTATTTAAACCCTCTATGACTACAAATCTATTAAATCCGACTATACATCCAATACACTAGGAGTACTTACAGGATCTTTGAGAGCACCCTGTGCATCTTCTCCATATCTGTTTCTCAGGCAAGGTCCACAAAACtggaaatataacaaaaatataattatatgtcttcaaataaagtaaaaaattggGCACTGTTTGTGGTAAGCTGCATCAGCACAAAGCAGGGgacaaaaataatgttaattttcaaattacatgCATCAAACTCTTCTCAAAATAAAGCATGATAGATGCAATCACTAGAAATTGAAATTGAGATCATAGGTATTATATATGCCAATTAAAAACTCAATAAAGGTAAATGATGTAAGTAATTTCCGTAAGACAGGTAACTATTAATGTGAAGATTCTTCTGTCTAAAATCATATacatctctctctctctcaaaaGAAATGTTCTCACCTGACCTCTAACTCCAAAGCAATGACCTTTTCTACAAATTGTTTTCATATCATCAGTTTTCTGTCTACATTGATGGCAGGTTGTACCCTACAGTGAAtgaagaaaaatcaaatatcaaatcatatcAAGAACAAACATCAAggtctattttattttatattttataaatatcaaacttGCATAAGAGTAGAAACTTAATGTAGCTGAAATGCTAAATTTTCTgtcatctttttaatattttaaaatttcagagTTGCATAGGTAGAAAAATAACcattaaagaaaaatagttatgaccttgacctttgataTACTAACCAAAAATCAACACTGAGGATAAACTTGCTCTTTATACAGGTATTCTCAAGCTTAGCTTGGTAAATGTTGGACATATAGTTCCAAAATATATAACTCTAcaatttatcaaatgtatatcagTATAAGTTTAATCTTACATAAAAACTATCATATCTCTTATCACTGACAAACAATGCTACTCTAGATAAATCCTCGTCAGTGATTTCATCAGCTGACCGATTGTCACGATGAACACGATGTATTCTTTTTGGCATATCATActcctaaaaataaaataagatgaaCATTAATGAATGTATTATTTTCCTTTAGTTAAACAAATTTCCTGATCCTCCCTGATGATAACAATTGTCTTTGAAAAATGCTTATCTATAAAAACTAACAACtctaattcaactttattttcattttaattgggacaacatccctaatggTAGTGTTGGATAATCGGTTGAAATTACCAACCGATTATCTATTACAATCGGTTGACAGCAACCAACCGACTATTGGTTATAATCGGATCATAATACTttgcccttttttttttaatggaaatcaTGTATTTAGTCTCATTGTACATGTCTTATGTGTACATTCCATATCATTGCAgagtttatatattcatatttgatcttttgtttccttttcatattcttgtgtactaaattataattctggtacctttgataattatctaTTCAGCAGTTAAAACAATGAATTGTCTTGATAAGAATCAAGATTcatattgaacatattttatctcaTAATTACAACATTTATTACCAACAGTGACActaacatttctaaatttcaatgGTGTAACtcacaaaacaatttcaataacatagctgtatgaacatttgaatgcttctaattaggaaaagatattgtgtataaagtttttaatttttagaaatttaaaattaacacaaaaaaataaaataatgcatttgCATTATAAGATATACAGTATACAAAGGGTATTAAGCCATTGTCTGTTAATTCGTGAAGAAcgctttttttcacttttgtgATCATTAATTTTTGTGAATTGTGTCATTCGTACGTCTGAACTTATAATTGTAAGAATGCAGAATTATTACATAGTTGAACCGTATCCAATTCGTGATTcttatatttctataaatggcggacaaatttcggaaaatttacaacaataaaCGATGTTTGGAAAATAATTTGGAAAGGAATATGACGTTTTTGATGCAACACATGGATACACATTTCTAAAAGGCAATTTGCAACACGTTCTAATGAAGCAACGaaattattttgtctaaaatcaGAATGATTTGTACCGCTCTCAAGTAACAAGTACTGGAAATGAAAAAGTATTTCATACAAAGTTATTAATGTTAAATAACCTTCCATCAATCTGCAAATGCTTTTGTCAGGTTTATAAAGAAGGAAATtggtttattctttaattattgGATGTTTGACATTGTTACTGTCATCGATTGGTTAATATTGTTTGACTGCGCATATAAAATGCAAACCGTAAAACAGACCGGAAGTTGACAAGCTAAAGGTCCGGAAACTTAAACGACAATCGATTGAACAAAATCCCAATCGATTATCAACATTGCAAGGCCCAACCAACTGATTTCCAACTTATTCCGATCATCGGAACAACACTACCTAATGGGCCtcgaaatgaggaactcaaaagtcacgtgtaaagaaaaaatatctgtgttgtgatattggacatgtttctattttttacaaatgactgaacttaactatttgtggtgattaggaaaatagaggaacatagaataaatgtgtaaaaactatggagctattaaatgtgttcaaagtattaaattttcaaagaacttctTGTGTTAAAAAGaggatattttaccacaaggagctGCAATACAAAAGGATGATTTGGGtatgctaatttacggaaaaagtaatctcacttcgtacgccgaaaatttaaccacatatgtgaaaatgtcacagcttcgaatcaacctatcatacatatccaaggtTTACaatatggactgagctacaggaaaaaactttaccattaccgcctatgtaaaaacaattaaagattttgacCCAATTGATAATATAATCTAAATACATTCACTGTCTGTACAAGGAATATTTCTGTGGTAACATTATAAATACAAACCTCATCACTGTTTTCATCATTTCCTCCTGTCTCTTGATTTCTTCCTTTGTTGAAAAAGCCAAACCTAACTTGCAGGGACTACAAAATAAGACAAATCTCTTGAAAATTATTGGTTATCGTGTCTGTAGTGATTAAAGCATTCATTTTACCTTACTTTAAATCGCATATTAAACATAAAATGCTGTGTGCCACACTTTGTGTATTCAGAAAAatctgttaaatattttttttaacaacaacaaTGCTTATATAATCCATCAATAAGGAACAACAAAGTCTCATATTTAGCCTCACTTTTTTAAAAGTCAGTATATTTGCAAGTGTATGCAAGAACATATCAAAACATGAACATGTTAACAGACAATTTTGTTGTGCAATTTAATATGATATATGTTGTAGAGTGCCCTGCTTTCCAGACAATAAACATCTTTTTTTGTGGTCCTCTGTGGTTTgtttc
Proteins encoded:
- the LOC134706472 gene encoding hepatocyte growth factor-regulated tyrosine kinase substrate-like isoform X2, which codes for MATSEYEELRHRNLEDNRVMLEKLMADLKNQMPVPGRIKPIKKPRDIKSRSIDSSDYEPRRNPSRNGRCNQMNYSPPRTRGRRGSLSSTASSFSSDSTSESASSLQVRFGFFNKGRNQETGGNDENSDEEYDMPKRIHRVHRDNRSADEITDEDLSRVALFVSDKRYDSFYGTTCHQCRQKTDDMKTICRKGHCFGVRGQFCGPCLRNRYGEDAQGALKDPDWICPPCRGICNCSFCRKRAGKACTGILVHLARESGFSDVNAYLQNRKSNAVQYERVKRRKSDTASEGEDSDDIISQDDSATEQEETEEKEDDTEQSIDNSPPKLAVKMFKSKAKSESAVMTAPDNSSLTSLKSPEKKTFKNIFQEKLVAEKRQPKPKVFPDDIKTSPVTKKEDTKAAPIVKSSPQMTKPIEWSIGDCLWSKVSGHPWWPCMVAVEKQCGDYTKMQGKSRMYHVQYFGDTCETGWVYSSSTMKFDGKRAFEEYVMETLQCARKSEKSKLEKLYKIPVCRAESLNIAIEEGETSLQLDRPARSQEYAFNYEPKSNFKKENKRESLADKAKTSTKKRKISMDNKSSVVPKHKKIKNCQSQENVQEKSLQQTEQTQRETERLEDSTLLGTRIDSVENKDQRPMNDRLVETDKEDIQNYAEMIQTVIIKIEPKDGDDYNEENQFEDERGV
- the LOC134706472 gene encoding hepatocyte growth factor-regulated tyrosine kinase substrate-like isoform X1; this translates as MATSEYEELRHRNLEDNRVMLEKLMADLKNQMPVPGRIKPIKKPRDIKSRSIDSSDYEPRRNPSRNGRCNQMNYSPPRTRGRRGSLSSTASSFSSDSTSESASSLQVRFGFFNKGRNQETGGNDENSDEEYDMPKRIHRVHRDNRSADEITDEDLSRVALFVSDKRYDSFYGTTCHQCRQKTDDMKTICRKGHCFGVRGQFCGPCLRNRYGEDAQGALKDPDWICPPCRGICNCSFCRKRAGKACTGILVHLARESGFSDVNAYLQNRKSNAVQYERVKRRKSDTASEGEDSDDIISQDDSATEQEETEEKEDDTEQSIDNSPPKLAVKMFKSKAKSESAVMTAPDNSSLTSLKSPEKKTFKNIFQEKLVAEKRQPKPKVFPDDIKTSPVTKKEDTKAAPIVKSSPQMTKPIEWSIGDCLWSKVSGHPWWPCMVAVEKQCGDYTKMQGRSRMYHVQYFGDTCETGWVYSSSTMKFDGKRAFEEYVMETLQCARKSEKSKLEKLYKIPVCRAESLNIAIEEGETSLQLDRPARSQEYAFNYEPKSNFKKENKRESLADKAKTSTKKRKISMDNKSSVVPKHKKIKNCQSQENVQEKSLQQTEQTQRETERLEDSTLLGTRIDSVENKDQRPMNDRLVETDKEDIQNYAEMIQTVIIKIEPKDGDDYNEENQFEDERGV